A single window of Lonchura striata isolate bLonStr1 chromosome 20, bLonStr1.mat, whole genome shotgun sequence DNA harbors:
- the LOC110482036 gene encoding T-complex protein 1 subunit zeta, which yields MAVKALNPKAEVARAQAALAVNISAARGLQDVLRTNLGPKGTMKMLVSGSGDIKLTKDGNVLLQEMQIQHPTASLIAKVATAQDDITGDGTTSNVLIIGELLKQADLYISEGLHPRIVAEGFEIAKEKALEVLEQVKVSKEMDRDTLIDVARTSLRTKVHAELADILTEAVVDSVLTVRKPGEPIDLYMVEIMEMKHKSETDTTLIRGLVLDHGARHPDMKKRVEDAFILTCNVSLEYEKTEVSSGFFYKSAEEREKLVKAERKFIEDRVNKIVELKRKVCGDSDKGFVVINQKGIDPFSLDALAKEGIVALRRAKRRNMERLTLACGGTAMNSVEDLTPDCLGHAGLVYEYTLGEEKYTFIEKCENPRSVTLLIRGPNKHTLTQIKDAVRDGLRAVKNAIEDGCVVPGAGALEVAVANALVKHKPSVKGRAQLGVQAFADALLIIPKVLAQNSGYDPQETLVKVQAEHMESGQLTGVDLNTGEPMVAAAAGIWDNYNVKKQLLHSCTVIASNILLVDEIMRAGMSSLKG from the exons ATGGCGGTGAAGGCGCTCAACCCCAAGGCCGAGGTGGCCCGTGCCCAGGCCGCGCTGGCCGTCAACATCAGCGCGGCCCGCGGGCTGCAGGACGTGCTGAGGACCAACCTGGGCCCCAAGGGCACCATGAAGAT GCTCGTCTCGGGGTCCGGAGACATCAAGCTGACCAAAGATGGCAacgtgctgctgcaggaaatg CAAATCCAACACCCCACGGCCTCCTTGATAGCAAAAGTAGCAACAGCACAAGATGACATCACTGGAGATGGCACCACCTCGAATGTCCTCATCATTGGAGAGCTCCTAAAGCAGGCAGATCTTTATATTTCTGAG GGTTTGCACCCTAGAATAGTAGCTGAAGGATTTGAGATTGCCAAGGAAAAAGCACTTGAGGTTTTGGAACAAGTCAAAGTGTCCAAGGagatggacagggacaccctcATCGATGTTGCCAGGACTTCCCTCAGGACTAAAGTCCACGCTGAGCTTGCTGACATCCTGACAGAG GCTGTGGTCGATTCTGTCCTGACAGTCAGAAAACCAGGCGAGCCCATTGACCTGTACATGGTGGAAATCATGGAAATGAAGCACAAATCAGAAACAGACACAAC GCTGATCAGGGGGCTGGTTCTGGATCATGGAGCTCGCCACCCTGACATGAAGAAAAGAGTGGAAGATGCTTTTATTCTTACCTGCAATGTGTCTCTGGAGTATGAGAAAAC agAGGTGAGCTCTGGATTCTTTTACAAAAGTGCTGAGGAGAGGGAGAAGTTGgtgaaagcagaaagaaagtTCATTGAAGACCGAGTCAACAAAATCGTAGAGTTGAAAAGAAAAGTCTGTGGCGACTCAGACAAAGGATTTGTTGTGATCAACCAGAAG GGAATTGATCCATTTTCCTTGGATGCCCTTGCCAAAGAAGGAATAGTTGCTTTGAGGAGAGCTAAAAGGAGGAACATGGAAAG ACTGACCCTGGCCTGTGGTGGCACTGCCATGAATTCTGTGGAGGATCTCACTCCTGACTGCCTGGGACACGCAGGGCTTGTCTATGAGTACACACTG GGAGAGGAGAAGTACACCTTCATTGAGAAGTGTGAGAACCCCCGCTCGGTGACCCTGCTCATCCGGGGCCCCAACAAGCACACGCTGACCCAGATCAAGGATGCAGTCAGGGATGGGCTGCGGGCTGTGAAAAATGCCATTGAGGATG GATGTgtggtgccaggagcaggggcactGGAGGTGGCAGTAGCCAATGCTCTTGTCAAACACAAACCCAGCGTGAAAGGAAGAGCCCAGCTCGGAGTTCAGGCTTTTGCTGATGCTCTGCTCATCATTCCTAAG gtgCTTGCTCAGAACTCGGGATACGATCCCCAGGAGACGCTGGTGAAGGTCCAGGCAGAGCACATGGAGTCGGGGCAGCTCACTGGGGTTGATCTCAACACTG GGGAGCcaatggtggctgcagcagctggaatcTGGGATAATTACAATGTCAAAAAGCAGCTGCTTCATTCATG CACGGTCATTGCTAGCAACATTCTCCTGGTGGATGAAATCATGAGAGCTGGGATGTCCTCCCTgaagggctga